Part of the Dermatophilus congolensis genome is shown below.
TCGGGTGGACCGATTTGTTCAAGGCGTCCGTGGTTGAGGACGGCGATGCGGTTACCGAAGGCTTCGGCTTCGGTGGGGGATGAGGTGGCAAAGAGTGTGGTGATGCCGAGGCGTTGTTGGAGTTCGGCGATGTGGTGGCCGGTGTCTAGGCGTAGGTCGGCGTCGAGATTGGCGAGGGGGTCGTCCATCATGAAGACGCGTGGTTCGCGGACGACGGCGCGGCCTAGGGCGACGAGTTGGCGTGCTCCGTGGCCGTTGAGCTGGTCGGGCAGTGCGTTGAGCTGGTCGGTGAGGTTGAGGATTTCGGCTGCGTGGCGGACTCGTCGGTCGATTTCTTTGGCGGGTATACCGGCCACACGTAGGGCGAATCCCATGTTGTCGGCGACGCTCATGTGGGGGTAAAGGGCGTAGTTCTGGAATGCCATGGCGACGTCGCGGTCGTGGGGCGGGATGGTGTCGATGTCCTGGCCGTCCAGGAGGATGCGGCCGGCGGTGACTTCTTCGAGTCCGGCGAGCATGCGCAGTGCGGTGGATTTTCCGGCGCCGTGTGGGCCGAGGAGGGAAAGAAATTCTCCGTCGGCGATGTTGAAGGTCACGGCATCTACGGAGGGATGTTCGCTGCCCGGGTACACGCGGGTCGCAGCATCGAACGTCACGCTTGCCATCAGCTCGTGATCACCTTTCTTGAACGCGACATTGCGTCCTTTGTGACGGTCTTGATCGTGGGGCCGTCTGTTTCCATTGTTGCCTGATGTTGTGGCGTTTTGGTGGTTTGTGCGCTGCGGGCTTGGGGGAAGTGCTGTGGTGCTGGTGTTTCTTGTGAGGTTATGTGTGTTGGGTGTGTTGGGTGCGTAGGTGGGTCAGGCAGGTAAGTGCCGCAAGGACGTAGTGGGGGTCAGGTAGGCGTGTGGTGGCGGATGTGGGGCCGTCACCGACTTTGAATGTGAATGACGTTTGGGGGTCTTGAAAGGTTTCGAAGACGGTTTCGTCGGTGAGATCGTCCCCGAAATAGACGAGGGCAGTTTGAGGGTGGGTCAGGGAGGCCAGGGTGGTTAGGGCGCCACCTTTGGTGGCGTGTAGGACGGCGGTTTCGACGACGTTTTTGCCTAGGAGGGGTTCGAGGTTGGTGTGGGTACGGATGGTGGTGATGGCGGCGTCGATTGCTTCTTTTCGTTGTTCTGGGGGCAGTTGTCGTACGTGGATGACTACGGCGGCAGATTTGTTTTCGATGGTGATGCCGGGGTAGCGCTGTTTGAGTGTGTGAGCGAGGTGGTTGAGGTGGGCCAGGGCGGCTTGTTGGGTGTCGGTCAAGGGCGCCTCATCCGCGATGCGGGGGTTGTTGCTTTGGGCGCCGTGGCTGGCGATGAGGGTGATGTTGTGGGGGTTGCCGGTGAGGTGGGTCAGGGTGGCAAGGTCGCGTCCGGATACCAGTGCGCTGGTTGTGTGAGGTAGGCAAGCGAGGTGTTGCAGGGCTTCGATAGTTCCCGCTAGGGGGCGCACGGCCATGGGGTCGTCATGGAAGAAAGCTAGGGTGCCGTCGAAGTCGCTGGCGACGATGAGGTGCTCGGCGGTGGCTGCGCGGGCTAGGAGTGCGGTGATTTGGGGGGTGAGGGTGGTCATGGCGTGGTGGTTTTGCGGTTGCGGCGGGGGCTGGGTTTGGCGGGGGCGATCTCCAGGGCGGTGAGGAAGGCTTCGGCCCATTTTTGGACGGAGTTGTCGCGGACTTTTCGGCGTAGGGTGCGCATGCGTTTGCGGTTGTCTTCGCTGGGGGCATGGATGGCTCGGATGATGGTGTCTTTGAGGCCTTGGATGTCGTGGGGGTTGTGAATGTAGGCGGCGTTGAGCTCTATGGCTGCGCCGGTGAATTCGGAGAGCACGAGGGCGCCGCCGTGGTCGGGACGGCAGGCGACGTATTCCTTGGCGACGAGGTTCATGCCATCGCGTAGGGGGGTGACGAGCATGATGTCGGCGGCGCGGTACATGGCAGCGAGTTCTTCGCGGTCCATGGATTGGTGGAGGTATTGCAGGGCGGTGTGGGTGACGTCGGAGAATTCGCCGTTGACTTGGCCGACGTTGAGTTCGACTTGGTCGCGGAGGTGTTGGTAGGCCTGGACGCGCTCGCGGGAGGGGACGGCGACTTGGATGAGGGTAGTTCCGGGGACTTCGAGTCGTCCGTCGGTGAGGAGCTCTTGGTAGGCCTTGAGGCGGTGGCGGATGCCTTTGGTGTAGTCGAGGCGGTCCACGCCCAGGAGGATTGTGTCGGGGTTGCCGAGTTCTTCGCGGATTTCTTTTGCTCGTTTGACCACGGAGGGGCGGCGGGCGAGGTCGTCGTAGTTTTCGAAGTCGATGGAGATGGGTAGGGCGGCGGCGCGTGCTGTGTGTCCGGTGTGGGGGGAGCCACTGCCGATGGTGACGGTGTCGCCTTTGACGGTCATGTTTCCGGCCCATTTGGCGGCGTGGAGGAAGTTGCTGGCGTCGGCGGGGCGTTGGAAGCCGAGGAAGTCAGCGGATGCGAGTCCTTCGAGGATGTTGCGTCGCCAGGGTAGTTGGCTGAAGAGTTCGAGTGGAGGGAAGGGGATGTGGTTGAACCAGCCGATGCGTAGGTCGGGGCGTTGTGCGCGCAGGAGGGCTGGGACGAGTTGGAGTTGGTAGTCGTGGACCCAGATGGTGGCTTTGGGGGCAGCGACGGTGGCGATTTCGTCGGCGAATCTGCGGTTGACTCGTTGGTATGCGTGCCACCAGGATCGGTGGAATTGGGCGGGGACGATGACGTCGTGATAGATAGGCCAGAGCGTGTCGTTGGAGAAGCCTTCGTAGTAGGCCTTGACTTCTTCTGCGGATAGGGCGATGGGGTGTAGATGCATTCCTTCGTCTTCGAAGGGTGCGGGTGCTTCTCCTGGGTCTCCGGCCCAGCCGACCCAGGCTCCGGAGCGGTTACGCATGACGGAGTCCATGGCGGTAACCAGGCCACCGGG
Proteins encoded:
- a CDS encoding alpha,alpha-trehalose-phosphate synthase (UDP-forming), with amino-acid sequence MPETTPTFDFVIAANRLPVDSHTEPDGTHSWKRSPGGLVTAMDSVMRNRSGAWVGWAGDPGEAPAPFEDEGMHLHPIALSAEEVKAYYEGFSNDTLWPIYHDVIVPAQFHRSWWHAYQRVNRRFADEIATVAAPKATIWVHDYQLQLVPALLRAQRPDLRIGWFNHIPFPPLELFSQLPWRRNILEGLASADFLGFQRPADASNFLHAAKWAGNMTVKGDTVTIGSGSPHTGHTARAAALPISIDFENYDDLARRPSVVKRAKEIREELGNPDTILLGVDRLDYTKGIRHRLKAYQELLTDGRLEVPGTTLIQVAVPSRERVQAYQHLRDQVELNVGQVNGEFSDVTHTALQYLHQSMDREELAAMYRAADIMLVTPLRDGMNLVAKEYVACRPDHGGALVLSEFTGAAIELNAAYIHNPHDIQGLKDTIIRAIHAPSEDNRKRMRTLRRKVRDNSVQKWAEAFLTALEIAPAKPSPRRNRKTTTP
- a CDS encoding ABC transporter ATP-binding protein; protein product: MASVTFDAATRVYPGSEHPSVDAVTFNIADGEFLSLLGPHGAGKSTALRMLAGLEEVTAGRILLDGQDIDTIPPHDRDVAMAFQNYALYPHMSVADNMGFALRVAGIPAKEIDRRVRHAAEILNLTDQLNALPDQLNGHGARQLVALGRAVVREPRVFMMDDPLANLDADLRLDTGHHIAELQQRLGITTLFATSSPTEAEAFGNRIAVLNHGRLEQIGPPEDIINTPASIFVALYAAPEPMNLFLAPINGNHATLGSSTIPIPDHIRHYLTDTIVLGARPGHTTISPDNTGCPTHIDTITPAPPHGAITRYTATATMREHLDTTIPALNRIDHDLADTDTSLPIPPLRALIPTEHNLSQGDLVHLAPDPNHIHFFNPHTGQRLGP
- the otsB gene encoding trehalose-phosphatase produces the protein MTTLTPQITALLARAATAEHLIVASDFDGTLAFFHDDPMAVRPLAGTIEALQHLACLPHTTSALVSGRDLATLTHLTGNPHNITLIASHGAQSNNPRIADEAPLTDTQQAALAHLNHLAHTLKQRYPGITIENKSAAVVIHVRQLPPEQRKEAIDAAITTIRTHTNLEPLLGKNVVETAVLHATKGGALTTLASLTHPQTALVYFGDDLTDETVFETFQDPQTSFTFKVGDGPTSATTRLPDPHYVLAALTCLTHLRTQHTQHT